The Mercurialis annua linkage group LG2, ddMerAnnu1.2, whole genome shotgun sequence genome contains a region encoding:
- the LOC126669140 gene encoding pentatricopeptide repeat-containing protein At5g48730, chloroplastic: MATLSTSTFPCRQPANRNRPRNRKPPTVVSEYRHEPETEPEPESVSLVPKRGTAMAVDWSKVKKREEKERKEETNRKVASRKAVSVILRREATKAVIEKKRGPTNSKKLLPRTVLEALHERITALRWQSALKVFELLREQLWYKPYAGMYIKLIVMLGKCKQPEKARELFQAMIDEGCDANPEAYTALLSAYGRSGVFDKAFSLLEEMKSNPDCQPDVHTYSILIKSCVQVYAFDKAQELLNDMQYWGISPNTITYNTLIDAYGKARMFEEMEATLVEMLSEQNCKPDVWTMNSTIRAFGNSGQIEMMEKCYEKFRGAGIEPSIMTFNILLDSYGKAGDYKKMSAVMEYMQKYHYSWTIITYNIVIDAFGRTGDLKQMEYLFRLMRSERIKPSCVTFCSLVRAYGLAEKPEKIAGVLRLIENSDITLDTIFFNCLVDAYGRLGCFAEMKAVLELMEQKGCKPDKVTYRTMIKAYSSNGMTKNAKELEDLLRSVEGPQLQRRKPDF; the protein is encoded by the exons ATGGCTACACTCTCCACCTCCACATTTCCATGCCGGCAACCCGCGAACCGGAATCGGCCAAGAAACCGAAAGCCACCGACCGTAGTATCGGAGTACAGACACGAACCAGAAACCGAACCGGAACCAGAATCAGTCTCACTTGTCCCTAAAAGAGGGACGGCAATGGCAGTAGACTGGTCAAAGGTGAAGAAAAGAGaggaaaaagagagaaaagaagaaacgaACAGAAAAGTAGCGTCAAGAAAAGCTGTGTCAGTGATTTTAAGAAGAGAAGCAACCAAAGCTGTAATTGAGAAAAAAAGAGGACCTACCAACTCTAAAAAATTGCTTCCCAGGACTGTTCTTGAAGCTCTTCATGAACGTATTACTGCCTTGCGTTGGCAATCTGCTCTCAAG GTTTTTGAATTATTACGAGAACAGCTATGGTACAAGCCGTATGCTGGAATGTATATCAAGCTCATTGTCATGCTTGGAAAATGTAAGCAGCCTGAGAAGGCTCGTGAGCTTTTTCAAGCTATGATTGATGAAGGTTGCGATGCGAATCCTGAAGCGTATACTGCTTTATTATCTGCTTATGGTAGGAGTGGTGTCTTTGATAAAGCATTTTCTCTACTAGAGGAAATGAAGAGTAATCCTGATTGTCAGCCTGATGTCCATACTTATTCAATCCTCATAAAGTCTTGCGTCCAAGTTTATGCCTTTGATAAAGCGCAGGAATTGCTAAACGATATGCAATATTGGGGAATCAGTCCCAACACTATCACGTATAATACCCTTATCGATGCATATGGAAAAGCAAGAAT GTTTGAAGAGATGGAAGCAACATTAGTGGAGATGCTTAGCGAGCAGAATTGCAAACCTGATGTTTGGACTATGAACTCCACAATAAGAGCCTTTGGCAACAGCGGACAAATCGAAATGATGGAGAAGTGTTATGAGAAGTTTCGGGGTGCAGGGATTGAACCGAGCATTATGACCTTTAACATTCTCCTGGATTCATATGGAAAAGCTGGAGACTACAAGAAAATGAGTGCAGTGATGGAATATATGCAGAAATACCATTATTCTTGGACGATTATAACCTATAATATAGTGATAGATGCATTTGGTAGGACTGGGGATTTGAAACAGATGGAGTATCTGTTTAGGTTAATGAGATCAGAAAGGATCAAGCCGAGCTGTGTTACTTTTTGTTCTCTTGTGCGAGCTTATGGACTagctgagaaacctgaaaaaaTTGCAGGGGTGTTGCGTCTTATTGAGAATTCTGATATAACATTGGATactatatttttcaattgtttagTAGATGCTTATGGGAGATTGGGATGCTTTGCAGAGATGAAAGCGGTGCTTGAGCTGATGGAACAGAAAGGGTGTAAGCCTGACAAAGTTACATATAGAACCATGATTAAAGCTTATTCAAGCAATGGGATGACCAAAAATGCGAAGGAGCTAGAAGATCTTTTACGGTCAGTTGAAGGACCTCAATTGCAGAGGAGGAAGCCTGACttttaa